In one window of Camelina sativa cultivar DH55 chromosome 15, Cs, whole genome shotgun sequence DNA:
- the LOC104744372 gene encoding uncharacterized protein LOC104744372 isoform X2: MADRRLGYRSMSRRGRPKMQSGTCNVCSAPCSSCMHRNAGFTGSKSDESSSDENSHGVLASECSFNERSYGVNALGNTASEARNLVNSNHDTSSSENAESQGKVKEKSGAKSNKDNKNNSLIESSTRSGPMVRKSGENVPSNKADESNTSAMSESESEGVDSEMLELDVKVCDTCGDAGREDLLAICSRCSDGAEHTYCMRVMLKKVPKGDWLCEECKFAEEAEKKKLETKAKRESAVNLNTQSSSKRHMDKFEAAPDSKRLAVEAPTGSPKRSVLPRSSALSRETSFKGLEKPTRKLAHHSSFNSHSSDDSESTRSPDSQLRSPKGSFFKSNSFNSSSSRPKVRTVDDVMLPRQKTGKDNSSLDLKEGFSRNVGKSMSSRCIDVGSSSCYDSKVNGTKQLKDRSIEANPSASTIDQKLISRGRSSSSYAKSPRDLKDLESDGQQGSLTKQARHLSRNRLEDIVASVGDSSTNEKCSSSEAKCKNELANVDGLLRPREVREAGEKSKDAAGNHQTLNIREDINKGNRLRAAVDAALRKKPNFGKSRGLEQSDLPSVSNVDSGCDKALRNMSSKVPVIRDWPVGFKGLPGGHPNLGTDKQTIAVNGTQSLPGADAMAASLSVVPEVHVPSIKPVMRDFPVAAPAVLSTTSAIPEPEYIWQGDLEVEKSRNLSRMHNGMQAYLSTLASPKVVEVVNQFPVILTLNEVPRLSAWPAQFQDLGAKEQHVALFFFAKDIESYEKNYKPLVDNMIQKDLALKGNLEGVELLVFASNQLPRDCQRWNMLYFLWGVFRGRNQSCSNPLKSTPLPASCVLPNMGKASSSRETFHHENPSNRESLTDRTSSRMQLCMEEENAKEGKVCSAIQNEKALSVSYKDCGADEETEEGEIGPSPHLKDEKTSGPRTVNSSDMNQKVDLDDLNKERLCDGPLNKKLKTVTGVETGCSIFRRDTFGNEFASRKSCAGPCEEEKKIINKNPDATERIVFPLVLNDDDEMIDSNPRALGSDNNNKWRKKTTPSMTTMTGVVLPSVAGTTSIEEHRSSSSQKPQDKMVNQEGDAASLSLSLSLSSIEKERQQQQQQQQQNQRSVSRWEHRKKQNVNTPM, translated from the exons atg GCTGATAGAAGACTTGGTTATCGCTCCATGAGTCGCAGAGGTCGTCCTAAAATGCAGTCTGGAACTTGTAATGTCTGCTCTGCTCCTTGTTCATCTTGTATGCACCGTAATGCGGGCTTTACTGGTTCAAAGTCGGATGAGTCATCATCAGATGAAAATTCCCATGGTGTACTGGCGAGCGAGTGTTCTTTCAACGAGCGTTCTTATGGGGTTAATGCTCTCGGCAACACTGCAAGTGAAGCGAGGAATCTGGTTAATTCCAATCATGATACTTCTTCATCTGAGAATGCTGAGA GTCAGGGAAAAGTCAAGGAAAAGTCAGGAGCAAAGAGTAACAAAGACAACAAGAACAATTCTTTAATTGAGAGTTCTACGCGTTCAGGACCAATGGTTAGGAAGTCGGGAGAAAATGTTCCCTCCAATAAGGCAGACGAGTCGAACACATCAGCCATgtctgagagtgagagtgaggGTGTTGATTCTGAAATGCTGGAACTTGAT GTAAAAGTATGTGATACTTGCGGAGATGCGGGTCGTGAAGATTTACTTGCTATCTGCAGCAGATGCAGTGATGGTGCAGAACACAC CTATTGCATGCGAGTAATGCTTAAAAAAGTTCCTAAGGGTGATTGGCTTTGTGAAGAATGCAAGTTTGCTGAGGAAgcagaaaagaagaagctag AAACCAAGGCAAAAAGAGAAAGTGCAGTAAATTTGAATACACAAAGCTCCAGCAAAAGGCACATGGACAAATTTGAGGCAGCTCCAGATTCTAAAAGATTGGCGGTTGAGGCTCCAACAGGGTCACCCAAGAGATCTGTTCTTCCCAGATCGTCCGCTTTATCCCGAGAAACGTCATTTAAGGGATTAGAGAAGCCAACGAGAAAGCTAGCTCATCACTCATCTTTCAACAGCCACTCCAGTGATGACTCAGAAAGCACACGATCTCCTGACTCGCAGCTACGGTCCCCTAAAG GTTCATTTTTCAAGTCCAATTCGTTTAATTCTTCGAGCTCTAGACCAAAAGTGAGAACAGTGGATGATGTTATGCTTCCCCGACAGAAGACTGGGAAAGACAATTCTTCTCTTGATTTAAAAGAAGGATTTTCTAGAAATGTAGGCAAATCAATGTCAAGTAGATGTATAGACGTAGGGAGCTCTAGTTGTTATGACTCAAAAGTTAATGGTACAAAGCAACTGAAAGATCGGAGCATAGAAGCTAACCCTTCAGCATCCACAATCGATCAGAAACTAATTTCACGTGGCCGTTCGTCCAGTTCATATGCAAAAAGTCCCCGTGATTTGAAGGATTTGGAGTCTGATGGTCAACAAGGTAGCTTGACAAAGCAAGCCAGACATCTAAGTCGAAATCGTCTAGAAGATATAGTTGCTTCTG TGGGAGATTCATCTACGAATGAAAAGTGCAGTTCAAGTGAAGCGAAATGTAAAAATGAACTGGCAAATGTAGATGGTTTACTCCGGCCTAGGGAAGTCAGAGAGGCGGGGGAGAAAAGCAAAGATGCTGCTGGTAATCACCAAACGCTAAATATTAGAGAGGATATTAATAAGGGCAATAGGTTGCGAGCAGCGGTTGATGCTGCTTTGCGTAAAAAACCCAACTTTGGCAAAAGCAGAGGGTTGGAGCAATCTGATTTGCCTTCAGTGTCTAATGTGGATTCTGGTTGTGATAAGGCTTTAAGAAATATGTCGTCAAAGGTGCCGGTCATAAGGGACTGGCCTGTGGGATTCAAAGGATTGCCAGGAGGGCATCCAAATTTAGGGACAGACAAGCAGACAATTGCAGTAAATGGAACGCAGTCACTCCCTGGTGCTGATGCAATGGCTGCTTCCCTATCTGTTGTACCCGAAGTTCATGTTCCTTCTATAAAACCTGTCATGAGAGATTTTCCTGTTGCTGCCCCAGCTGTTCTGTCGACAACCTCAGCCATCCCAGAGCCTGAGTACATTTGGCA AGGAGACTTGGAGGTCGAGAAAAGCAGAAATTTATCAAGAATGCATAACGGAATGCAAGCATACCTTTCAACCTTAGCATCACCTAAGGTTGTTGAAGTGGTGAACCAATTTCCTGTAATACTTACCTTGAATGAAGTACCCAGGCTCAGTGCATGGCCTGCACAATTTCAAGATCTAGGTGCTAAGGAACAGCATGTggctcttttcttctttgccaAGGACATTGAGAG TTATGAGAAAAATTATAAGCCCTTGGTAGACAACATGATCCAGAAAGATTTGGCCCTAAAGGGAAACCTCGAGGGTGTTGAGCTTTTGGTTTTTGCCTCCAACCAGCTTCCTCGGGATTGCCAGC GCTGGAACATGTTATATTTCCTTTGGGGTGTATTCCGAGGAAGAAATCAGAGTTGCTCTAATCCACTCAAGAGCACACCTCTTCCGGCGTCTTGTGTTTTGCCAAATATGgggaaagcttcttcttctcgtgAGACTTTTCACCATGAGAATCCAAGCAACAGAGAGTCTTTGACTGATCGCACATCGAGCAGAATGCAATTGTGCATGGAG GAAGAGAATGCGAAAGAGGGTAAAGTGTGCAGTGCCATTCAAAATGAGAAGGCATTATCTGTATCATATAAAGATTGCGGAGCGGATGAAGAAACCGAGGAAGGAGAGATAGGTCCTAGTCCACACTTGAAGGATGAGAAGACGTCAG GGCCTAGGACAGTGAATTCCTCGGATATGAACCAGAAAGTGGATTTGGATGATCTCAATAAAGAAAGGTTGTGTGACGGTCCATTGAATAAAAAGCTGAAGACAGTTACAGGAGTAGAAACTGGATGTAGCATTTTCAGGAGGGATACATTTGGCAATGAATTTGCTTCAAGAAAATCTTGTGCTGGTCCCTGCGAGGAGGAGAAAAAGATCATCAATAAGAATCCTGATGCAACGGAAAGGATTGTGTTCCCTTTAGTtctgaatgatgatgatgaaatgatAGACAGTAATCCCAGAGCACTTGGcagtgacaacaacaacaaatggaGAAAGAAAACTACACCGAGCATGACCACGATGACAGGAGTTGTATTGCCTTCCGTGGCTGGTACAACCTCCATTGAAGAACACAGAAGTAGCAGTAGTCAAAAGCCACAAGATAAGATGGTGAATCAAGAAGGTGATGCAGCATCTCTCTCGCTCTCATTGTCCTTGTCATCCATAGAAAAggaacgacaacaacaacaacaacagcaacagcagaATCAGAGATCAGTGTCTAGATGGGAACACAGGAAGAAGCAGAATGTGAATACTCCTATGTGA
- the LOC104744372 gene encoding dentin sialophosphoprotein-like isoform X3 — protein sequence MADRRLGYRSMSRRGRPKMQSGTCNVCSAPCSSCMHRNAGFTGSKSDESSSDENSHGVLASECSFNERSYGVNALGNTASEARNLVNSNHDTSSSENAESKEIIRSSDRSHGSLLDGSRKDQDSMKLDTCNDHKAKNILGQGKVKEKSGAKSNKDNKNNSLIESSTRSGPMVRKSGENVPSNKADESNTSAMSESESEGVDSEMLELDVKVCDTCGDAGREDLLAICSRCSDGAEHTYCMRVMLKKVPKGDWLCEECKFAEEAEKKKLETKAKRESAVNLNTQSSSKRHMDKFEAAPDSKRLAVEAPTGSPKRSVLPRSSALSRETSFKGLEKPTRKLAHHSSFNSHSSDDSESTRSPDSQLRSPKGSFFKSNSFNSSSSRPKVRTVDDVMLPRQKTGKDNSSLDLKEGFSRNVGKSMSSRCIDVGSSSCYDSKVNGTKQLKDRSIEANPSASTIDQKLISRGRSSSSYAKSPRDLKDLESDGQQGSLTKQARHLSRNRLEDIVASVGDSSTNEKCSSSEAKCKNELANVDGLLRPREVREAGEKSKDAAGNHQTLNIREDINKGNRLRAAVDAALRKKPNFGKSRGLEQSDLPSVSNVDSGCDKALRNMSSKVPVIRDWPVGFKGLPGGHPNLGTDKQTIAVNGTQSLPGADAMAASLSVVPEVHVPSIKPVMRDFPVAAPAVLSTTSAIPEPEYIWQGDLEVEKSRNLSRMHNGMQAYLSTLASPKVVEVVNQFPVILTLNEVPRLSAWPAQFQDLGAKEQHVALFFFAKDIESYEKNYKPLVDNMIQKDLALKGNLEGVELLVFASNQLPRDCQPAMALPSYWNTVH from the exons atg GCTGATAGAAGACTTGGTTATCGCTCCATGAGTCGCAGAGGTCGTCCTAAAATGCAGTCTGGAACTTGTAATGTCTGCTCTGCTCCTTGTTCATCTTGTATGCACCGTAATGCGGGCTTTACTGGTTCAAAGTCGGATGAGTCATCATCAGATGAAAATTCCCATGGTGTACTGGCGAGCGAGTGTTCTTTCAACGAGCGTTCTTATGGGGTTAATGCTCTCGGCAACACTGCAAGTGAAGCGAGGAATCTGGTTAATTCCAATCATGATACTTCTTCATCTGAGAATGCTGAGAGTAAGGAAATTATAAGATCTTCTGATAGATCCCATGGCTCACTTTTAGATGGGTCTCGCAAAGATCAAGATTCCATGAAGTTGGATACATGTAATGACCATAAGGCCAAAAACATTCTAGGTCAGGGAAAAGTCAAGGAAAAGTCAGGAGCAAAGAGTAACAAAGACAACAAGAACAATTCTTTAATTGAGAGTTCTACGCGTTCAGGACCAATGGTTAGGAAGTCGGGAGAAAATGTTCCCTCCAATAAGGCAGACGAGTCGAACACATCAGCCATgtctgagagtgagagtgaggGTGTTGATTCTGAAATGCTGGAACTTGAT GTAAAAGTATGTGATACTTGCGGAGATGCGGGTCGTGAAGATTTACTTGCTATCTGCAGCAGATGCAGTGATGGTGCAGAACACAC CTATTGCATGCGAGTAATGCTTAAAAAAGTTCCTAAGGGTGATTGGCTTTGTGAAGAATGCAAGTTTGCTGAGGAAgcagaaaagaagaagctag AAACCAAGGCAAAAAGAGAAAGTGCAGTAAATTTGAATACACAAAGCTCCAGCAAAAGGCACATGGACAAATTTGAGGCAGCTCCAGATTCTAAAAGATTGGCGGTTGAGGCTCCAACAGGGTCACCCAAGAGATCTGTTCTTCCCAGATCGTCCGCTTTATCCCGAGAAACGTCATTTAAGGGATTAGAGAAGCCAACGAGAAAGCTAGCTCATCACTCATCTTTCAACAGCCACTCCAGTGATGACTCAGAAAGCACACGATCTCCTGACTCGCAGCTACGGTCCCCTAAAG GTTCATTTTTCAAGTCCAATTCGTTTAATTCTTCGAGCTCTAGACCAAAAGTGAGAACAGTGGATGATGTTATGCTTCCCCGACAGAAGACTGGGAAAGACAATTCTTCTCTTGATTTAAAAGAAGGATTTTCTAGAAATGTAGGCAAATCAATGTCAAGTAGATGTATAGACGTAGGGAGCTCTAGTTGTTATGACTCAAAAGTTAATGGTACAAAGCAACTGAAAGATCGGAGCATAGAAGCTAACCCTTCAGCATCCACAATCGATCAGAAACTAATTTCACGTGGCCGTTCGTCCAGTTCATATGCAAAAAGTCCCCGTGATTTGAAGGATTTGGAGTCTGATGGTCAACAAGGTAGCTTGACAAAGCAAGCCAGACATCTAAGTCGAAATCGTCTAGAAGATATAGTTGCTTCTG TGGGAGATTCATCTACGAATGAAAAGTGCAGTTCAAGTGAAGCGAAATGTAAAAATGAACTGGCAAATGTAGATGGTTTACTCCGGCCTAGGGAAGTCAGAGAGGCGGGGGAGAAAAGCAAAGATGCTGCTGGTAATCACCAAACGCTAAATATTAGAGAGGATATTAATAAGGGCAATAGGTTGCGAGCAGCGGTTGATGCTGCTTTGCGTAAAAAACCCAACTTTGGCAAAAGCAGAGGGTTGGAGCAATCTGATTTGCCTTCAGTGTCTAATGTGGATTCTGGTTGTGATAAGGCTTTAAGAAATATGTCGTCAAAGGTGCCGGTCATAAGGGACTGGCCTGTGGGATTCAAAGGATTGCCAGGAGGGCATCCAAATTTAGGGACAGACAAGCAGACAATTGCAGTAAATGGAACGCAGTCACTCCCTGGTGCTGATGCAATGGCTGCTTCCCTATCTGTTGTACCCGAAGTTCATGTTCCTTCTATAAAACCTGTCATGAGAGATTTTCCTGTTGCTGCCCCAGCTGTTCTGTCGACAACCTCAGCCATCCCAGAGCCTGAGTACATTTGGCA AGGAGACTTGGAGGTCGAGAAAAGCAGAAATTTATCAAGAATGCATAACGGAATGCAAGCATACCTTTCAACCTTAGCATCACCTAAGGTTGTTGAAGTGGTGAACCAATTTCCTGTAATACTTACCTTGAATGAAGTACCCAGGCTCAGTGCATGGCCTGCACAATTTCAAGATCTAGGTGCTAAGGAACAGCATGTggctcttttcttctttgccaAGGACATTGAGAG TTATGAGAAAAATTATAAGCCCTTGGTAGACAACATGATCCAGAAAGATTTGGCCCTAAAGGGAAACCTCGAGGGTGTTGAGCTTTTGGTTTTTGCCTCCAACCAGCTTCCTCGGGATTGCCAGC CAGCTATGGCTCTTCCGTCATACTGGAACACTGTCCACTAA
- the LOC104744372 gene encoding uncharacterized protein LOC104744372 isoform X1 gives MADRRLGYRSMSRRGRPKMQSGTCNVCSAPCSSCMHRNAGFTGSKSDESSSDENSHGVLASECSFNERSYGVNALGNTASEARNLVNSNHDTSSSENAESKEIIRSSDRSHGSLLDGSRKDQDSMKLDTCNDHKAKNILGQGKVKEKSGAKSNKDNKNNSLIESSTRSGPMVRKSGENVPSNKADESNTSAMSESESEGVDSEMLELDVKVCDTCGDAGREDLLAICSRCSDGAEHTYCMRVMLKKVPKGDWLCEECKFAEEAEKKKLETKAKRESAVNLNTQSSSKRHMDKFEAAPDSKRLAVEAPTGSPKRSVLPRSSALSRETSFKGLEKPTRKLAHHSSFNSHSSDDSESTRSPDSQLRSPKGSFFKSNSFNSSSSRPKVRTVDDVMLPRQKTGKDNSSLDLKEGFSRNVGKSMSSRCIDVGSSSCYDSKVNGTKQLKDRSIEANPSASTIDQKLISRGRSSSSYAKSPRDLKDLESDGQQGSLTKQARHLSRNRLEDIVASVGDSSTNEKCSSSEAKCKNELANVDGLLRPREVREAGEKSKDAAGNHQTLNIREDINKGNRLRAAVDAALRKKPNFGKSRGLEQSDLPSVSNVDSGCDKALRNMSSKVPVIRDWPVGFKGLPGGHPNLGTDKQTIAVNGTQSLPGADAMAASLSVVPEVHVPSIKPVMRDFPVAAPAVLSTTSAIPEPEYIWQGDLEVEKSRNLSRMHNGMQAYLSTLASPKVVEVVNQFPVILTLNEVPRLSAWPAQFQDLGAKEQHVALFFFAKDIESYEKNYKPLVDNMIQKDLALKGNLEGVELLVFASNQLPRDCQRWNMLYFLWGVFRGRNQSCSNPLKSTPLPASCVLPNMGKASSSRETFHHENPSNRESLTDRTSSRMQLCMEEENAKEGKVCSAIQNEKALSVSYKDCGADEETEEGEIGPSPHLKDEKTSGPRTVNSSDMNQKVDLDDLNKERLCDGPLNKKLKTVTGVETGCSIFRRDTFGNEFASRKSCAGPCEEEKKIINKNPDATERIVFPLVLNDDDEMIDSNPRALGSDNNNKWRKKTTPSMTTMTGVVLPSVAGTTSIEEHRSSSSQKPQDKMVNQEGDAASLSLSLSLSSIEKERQQQQQQQQQNQRSVSRWEHRKKQNVNTPM, from the exons atg GCTGATAGAAGACTTGGTTATCGCTCCATGAGTCGCAGAGGTCGTCCTAAAATGCAGTCTGGAACTTGTAATGTCTGCTCTGCTCCTTGTTCATCTTGTATGCACCGTAATGCGGGCTTTACTGGTTCAAAGTCGGATGAGTCATCATCAGATGAAAATTCCCATGGTGTACTGGCGAGCGAGTGTTCTTTCAACGAGCGTTCTTATGGGGTTAATGCTCTCGGCAACACTGCAAGTGAAGCGAGGAATCTGGTTAATTCCAATCATGATACTTCTTCATCTGAGAATGCTGAGAGTAAGGAAATTATAAGATCTTCTGATAGATCCCATGGCTCACTTTTAGATGGGTCTCGCAAAGATCAAGATTCCATGAAGTTGGATACATGTAATGACCATAAGGCCAAAAACATTCTAGGTCAGGGAAAAGTCAAGGAAAAGTCAGGAGCAAAGAGTAACAAAGACAACAAGAACAATTCTTTAATTGAGAGTTCTACGCGTTCAGGACCAATGGTTAGGAAGTCGGGAGAAAATGTTCCCTCCAATAAGGCAGACGAGTCGAACACATCAGCCATgtctgagagtgagagtgaggGTGTTGATTCTGAAATGCTGGAACTTGAT GTAAAAGTATGTGATACTTGCGGAGATGCGGGTCGTGAAGATTTACTTGCTATCTGCAGCAGATGCAGTGATGGTGCAGAACACAC CTATTGCATGCGAGTAATGCTTAAAAAAGTTCCTAAGGGTGATTGGCTTTGTGAAGAATGCAAGTTTGCTGAGGAAgcagaaaagaagaagctag AAACCAAGGCAAAAAGAGAAAGTGCAGTAAATTTGAATACACAAAGCTCCAGCAAAAGGCACATGGACAAATTTGAGGCAGCTCCAGATTCTAAAAGATTGGCGGTTGAGGCTCCAACAGGGTCACCCAAGAGATCTGTTCTTCCCAGATCGTCCGCTTTATCCCGAGAAACGTCATTTAAGGGATTAGAGAAGCCAACGAGAAAGCTAGCTCATCACTCATCTTTCAACAGCCACTCCAGTGATGACTCAGAAAGCACACGATCTCCTGACTCGCAGCTACGGTCCCCTAAAG GTTCATTTTTCAAGTCCAATTCGTTTAATTCTTCGAGCTCTAGACCAAAAGTGAGAACAGTGGATGATGTTATGCTTCCCCGACAGAAGACTGGGAAAGACAATTCTTCTCTTGATTTAAAAGAAGGATTTTCTAGAAATGTAGGCAAATCAATGTCAAGTAGATGTATAGACGTAGGGAGCTCTAGTTGTTATGACTCAAAAGTTAATGGTACAAAGCAACTGAAAGATCGGAGCATAGAAGCTAACCCTTCAGCATCCACAATCGATCAGAAACTAATTTCACGTGGCCGTTCGTCCAGTTCATATGCAAAAAGTCCCCGTGATTTGAAGGATTTGGAGTCTGATGGTCAACAAGGTAGCTTGACAAAGCAAGCCAGACATCTAAGTCGAAATCGTCTAGAAGATATAGTTGCTTCTG TGGGAGATTCATCTACGAATGAAAAGTGCAGTTCAAGTGAAGCGAAATGTAAAAATGAACTGGCAAATGTAGATGGTTTACTCCGGCCTAGGGAAGTCAGAGAGGCGGGGGAGAAAAGCAAAGATGCTGCTGGTAATCACCAAACGCTAAATATTAGAGAGGATATTAATAAGGGCAATAGGTTGCGAGCAGCGGTTGATGCTGCTTTGCGTAAAAAACCCAACTTTGGCAAAAGCAGAGGGTTGGAGCAATCTGATTTGCCTTCAGTGTCTAATGTGGATTCTGGTTGTGATAAGGCTTTAAGAAATATGTCGTCAAAGGTGCCGGTCATAAGGGACTGGCCTGTGGGATTCAAAGGATTGCCAGGAGGGCATCCAAATTTAGGGACAGACAAGCAGACAATTGCAGTAAATGGAACGCAGTCACTCCCTGGTGCTGATGCAATGGCTGCTTCCCTATCTGTTGTACCCGAAGTTCATGTTCCTTCTATAAAACCTGTCATGAGAGATTTTCCTGTTGCTGCCCCAGCTGTTCTGTCGACAACCTCAGCCATCCCAGAGCCTGAGTACATTTGGCA AGGAGACTTGGAGGTCGAGAAAAGCAGAAATTTATCAAGAATGCATAACGGAATGCAAGCATACCTTTCAACCTTAGCATCACCTAAGGTTGTTGAAGTGGTGAACCAATTTCCTGTAATACTTACCTTGAATGAAGTACCCAGGCTCAGTGCATGGCCTGCACAATTTCAAGATCTAGGTGCTAAGGAACAGCATGTggctcttttcttctttgccaAGGACATTGAGAG TTATGAGAAAAATTATAAGCCCTTGGTAGACAACATGATCCAGAAAGATTTGGCCCTAAAGGGAAACCTCGAGGGTGTTGAGCTTTTGGTTTTTGCCTCCAACCAGCTTCCTCGGGATTGCCAGC GCTGGAACATGTTATATTTCCTTTGGGGTGTATTCCGAGGAAGAAATCAGAGTTGCTCTAATCCACTCAAGAGCACACCTCTTCCGGCGTCTTGTGTTTTGCCAAATATGgggaaagcttcttcttctcgtgAGACTTTTCACCATGAGAATCCAAGCAACAGAGAGTCTTTGACTGATCGCACATCGAGCAGAATGCAATTGTGCATGGAG GAAGAGAATGCGAAAGAGGGTAAAGTGTGCAGTGCCATTCAAAATGAGAAGGCATTATCTGTATCATATAAAGATTGCGGAGCGGATGAAGAAACCGAGGAAGGAGAGATAGGTCCTAGTCCACACTTGAAGGATGAGAAGACGTCAG GGCCTAGGACAGTGAATTCCTCGGATATGAACCAGAAAGTGGATTTGGATGATCTCAATAAAGAAAGGTTGTGTGACGGTCCATTGAATAAAAAGCTGAAGACAGTTACAGGAGTAGAAACTGGATGTAGCATTTTCAGGAGGGATACATTTGGCAATGAATTTGCTTCAAGAAAATCTTGTGCTGGTCCCTGCGAGGAGGAGAAAAAGATCATCAATAAGAATCCTGATGCAACGGAAAGGATTGTGTTCCCTTTAGTtctgaatgatgatgatgaaatgatAGACAGTAATCCCAGAGCACTTGGcagtgacaacaacaacaaatggaGAAAGAAAACTACACCGAGCATGACCACGATGACAGGAGTTGTATTGCCTTCCGTGGCTGGTACAACCTCCATTGAAGAACACAGAAGTAGCAGTAGTCAAAAGCCACAAGATAAGATGGTGAATCAAGAAGGTGATGCAGCATCTCTCTCGCTCTCATTGTCCTTGTCATCCATAGAAAAggaacgacaacaacaacaacaacagcaacagcagaATCAGAGATCAGTGTCTAGATGGGAACACAGGAAGAAGCAGAATGTGAATACTCCTATGTGA